One Pagrus major chromosome 11, Pma_NU_1.0 genomic region harbors:
- the med16 gene encoding mediator of RNA polymerase II transcription subunit 16 isoform X1 → MELAYVCEWEKRPKSTHCPSIPLVCSWSCRNLVAFTTDLKNDDDDKDVSHMIHIIDTEHPWDIYSINSGHTEVISCLEWDQSGSRLLSADGDGQIKCWSMSDHLVNSWESVLSSSLDGDPIVALSWLHNGVKLALHVEMSGSTNFGEKFSRVKFSPSLTLFGGKPMEGWLAVTVSGLVTVSLLKPGGALLTASESLCRLRGRVALADIAFTGGGNIVVAATDGSSSSPVQFYKVVVSVVSEKCRIDTELLPSLFLRCTTDPLRREKYPAVTHLKFLTRENSEQVLLCASNQSGSIVECWSLRKEGLPVNNIFQHRSPVVGEKQPTILKWRILTTTNDLERVSAVALPKLPISISNTDLKVASDTKFCPGLGLALAFHDGSIQILHRLSLHTMGVFYGSSTSSGQRPGDESAIKRQRTGGPALHFKALQFSWTSLALAGVDNHGKLHMLRVSPSMGQVLEMNTTLRHLLFLLEYCMVTGYDWWDVLLHVQPTMVHNLVEKLHEEYMRQNQALQQVLATRILAVKASLCKLSTATAARACDFHAKLLLIAISSTLKSLLRPHVLNTPDKSPGDRLTEICAKNTDTDIDKVMINLKTEEFVLDGPPLQSLQQLIQWVGDFVLYLLANLPNQGSMVRPGFGFMRDGASLGMLREMLVMIRIWGLLKPGCLPTFTATSDNQDSMQLLFRLLTKLWLCCKRLLIRGLDRSSVRGLDRSSVRARDDSPPQDPDESLIDECCLLPSQLLVPSMDWLPVNDGVIVKLQGKHPLRLQFGKASSLPGGGATTPLEVFTRSPGSQKMDNLRCVHMGVCPTEESKACTRCGCVTMLRSPNKTNAMKQWEQRWIKNCLCGGLWRRIPPTLT, encoded by the exons ATGGAGCTGGCGTACGTGTGTGAGTGGGAGAAACGCCCAAAAAGCACTCACTGTCCCTCTATCCCTCTGGTCTGCTCCTGGTCCTGCAGGAACCTGGTGGCCTTCACCACAGACCTGAAGaacgatgatgatgacaaag atgtcAGTCACATGATCCACATCATTGACACTGAGCACCCCTGGGACATTTACTCCATCAATTCTGGACACACTGAGGTCATTTCCTGTCTGGAGTGGGACCAATCAG gctcgAGGCTGCTGTCTGCAGACGGTGACGGTCAGATTAAATGTTGGTCGATGTCTGATCACCTGGTGAACAGCTGGGAGAGCGTCCTGTCCAGCTCTCTGGATGGAGATCCGATCGTGGCTCTGAGTTGGCTGCACAACGGAGTGAAACTCGCCCTGCACGTCGAGATG TCGGGTTCTACAAACTTCGGGGAGAAGTTCTCTCGGGTGAagttctctccatctctgactcTGTTCGGCGGGAAGCCGATGGAGGGCTGGTTGGCGGTTACGGTGAGCGGTTTGGTTACCGTGTCATTGTTGAAGCCAGGCGGCGCTCTACTGACGGCCAGCGAGAGTCTGTGTCGACTCAGGGGACGCGTGGCGTTAGCCGACATCGCCTTCACGGGAGGAGGGAACATTGTGGTGGCAGCGACCGATGGCAGCAGCTCATCCCCCGTCCAGTTCTACAAG gtggTCGTCAGTGTGGTGAGCGAGAAGTGTCGCATCGACACCGAACTGTTACCGTCTCTGTTCCTGCGCTGCACCACCGACCCCCTGAGGAGGGAGAAGTACCCCGCTGTCACACACCTCAAGTTCCTCACCAGAGAAAACTCTGAACAG gtTCTGCTGTGTGCGTCCAATCAGAGCGGCAGCATCGTGGAGTGTTGGTCTCTGAGGAAGGAGGGACTTCCTGTCAACAACATCTTCCAGCACCGCTCACCAGTTG TCGGCGAGAAGCAGCCGACCATCCTGAAGTGGAGGATCCTGACGACCACCAACGACCTGGAGCGAGTGTCGGCTGTTGCTCTGCCCAAACTGCCCATCTCCATCTCCAACACCGACCTGAAGGTGGCGTCAGACACCAAGTTCTGCCCCGGACTCG GTCTGGCTCTGGCGTTCCATGACGGCAGTATTCAGATCCTCCACCGTCTGTCCCTACACACCATGGGAGTCTTTTACGGCTCCTCAACCTCCTCCGGTCAGAGACCTGGAGATGAGTCCGCCATTAAACGCCAAAGAACTGGAGGCCCCGCCCTCCACTTCAAGGCCCTGCAGTTCTCGTGGACCTCGCTGGCTCTGGCTGGAGTTGACAACCACGGCAAG CTCCACATGCTGCGAGTGTCGCCATCTATGGGTCAGGTGCTGGAGATGAACACGACGCTACGCCACCTGCTGTTCCTGCTGGAGTACTGCATGGTGACGGGCTACGACTGGTGGGACGTCCTGCTGCACGTGCAACCCACTATGGTGCACAACCTGGTGGAGAAGCTGCACGAGGAGTACATGAGGCAGAACCAGGCGCTGCAGCAG GTTCTGGCGACACGTATCTTGGCGGTGAAGGCGTCTCTCTGTAAACTCTCCACGGCAACGGCAGCGCGAGCCTGCGACTTCCACGCCAAACTGCTGCTGATCGCGATCAGCTCCACCTTAAAGTCTCTACTGAGGCCGCACGTCCTCAACACACCTGACAAGAGTCCAGGTGACCGACTGACCGAGATCTGCGCCAAGAACACAGACACAG ATATTGATAAGGTGATGATCAATCTGAAGACGGAGGAGTTTGTGTTGGACGGCCCCCCCCTTCAGTCCCTGCAGCAGCTCATCCAGTGGGTGGGAGACTTTGTCCTCTACCTGCTGGCCAACCTGCCCAACCAG GGCTCCATGGTCCGGCCCGGGTTTGGCTTCATGAGGGATGGGGCGTCTCTGGGAATGCTGAGGGAGATGCTGGTGATGATCAGGATCTGGGGTCTACTGAAGCCTGGCTGCTTGCCCACCTTCACCGCCACGTCCGACAACCAGGACAGCATGCAGCTGCTGTTCAGACTGCTCACCAAGCTGTGGCTCTGCTGTAAGAGACTACTGATCAGAGGTCTGGACCGATCCTCTGTCAGGGGACTGGACCGATCCTCTGTCAGAG cCCGGGACGACAGCCCCCCCCAGGACCCTGATGAGAGTCTGATAGACGAGTGCTGCCTGCTGCCCAGTCAGCTGCTGGTTCCCAGTATGGACTGGCTCCCAGTGAACGACGGGGTCATCGTCAAGCTGCAGGGGAAACACCCGCTCAGGCTGCAGTTTGGAAAAGCTTCATCTCTGCCTGGAGGGGGCGCCACCACCCCACTGGAGGTCTTCACCAG gagtcCTGGCTCTCAAAAGATGGATAACCTGCGTTGTGTTCATATGGGAGTTTGTCCCACGGAGGAGAGCAAGGCCTGCACCAG gtgCGGCTGTGTGACGATGCTTCGTTCTCCCAACAAGACAAACGCCATGAAGCAGTGGGAGCAGCGCTGGATCAAAAACTGTCTGTGTGGAGGTCTGTGGAGGAGAATCCCTCCTACACTCACCTGA
- the med16 gene encoding mediator of RNA polymerase II transcription subunit 16 isoform X3, producing the protein MELAYVCEWEKRPKSTHCPSIPLVCSWSCRNLVAFTTDLKNDDDDKDVSHMIHIIDTEHPWDIYSINSGHTEVISCLEWDQSGSRLLSADGDGQIKCWSMSDHLVNSWESVLSSSLDGDPIVALSWLHNGVKLALHVEMSGSTNFGEKFSRVKFSPSLTLFGGKPMEGWLAVTVSGLVTVSLLKPGGALLTASESLCRLRGRVALADIAFTGGGNIVVAATDGSSSSPVQFYKVVVSVVSEKCRIDTELLPSLFLRCTTDPLRREKYPAVTHLKFLTRENSEQVLLCASNQSGSIVECWSLRKEGLPVNNIFQHRSPVVGEKQPTILKWRILTTTNDLERVSAVALPKLPISISNTDLKVASDTKFCPGLGLALAFHDGSIQILHRLSLHTMGVFYGSSTSSGQRPGDESAIKRQRTGGPALHFKALQFSWTSLALAGVDNHGKLHMLRVSPSMGQVLEMNTTLRHLLFLLEYCMVTGYDWWDVLLHVQPTMVHNLVEKLHEEYMRQNQALQQVLATRILAVKASLCKLSTATAARACDFHAKLLLIAISSTLKSLLRPHVLNTPDKSPGDRLTEICAKNTDTDIDKVMINLKTEEFVLDGPPLQSLQQLIQWVGDFVLYLLANLPNQGSMVRPGFGFMRDGASLGMLREMLVMIRIWGLLKPGCLPTFTATSDNQDSMQLLFRLLTKLWLCSRDDSPPQDPDESLIDECCLLPSQLLVPSMDWLPVNDGVIVKLQGKHPLRLQFGKASSLPGGGATTPLEVFTRSPGSQKMDNLRCVHMGVCPTEESKACTRCGCVTMLRSPNKTNAMKQWEQRWIKNCLCGGLWRRIPPTLT; encoded by the exons ATGGAGCTGGCGTACGTGTGTGAGTGGGAGAAACGCCCAAAAAGCACTCACTGTCCCTCTATCCCTCTGGTCTGCTCCTGGTCCTGCAGGAACCTGGTGGCCTTCACCACAGACCTGAAGaacgatgatgatgacaaag atgtcAGTCACATGATCCACATCATTGACACTGAGCACCCCTGGGACATTTACTCCATCAATTCTGGACACACTGAGGTCATTTCCTGTCTGGAGTGGGACCAATCAG gctcgAGGCTGCTGTCTGCAGACGGTGACGGTCAGATTAAATGTTGGTCGATGTCTGATCACCTGGTGAACAGCTGGGAGAGCGTCCTGTCCAGCTCTCTGGATGGAGATCCGATCGTGGCTCTGAGTTGGCTGCACAACGGAGTGAAACTCGCCCTGCACGTCGAGATG TCGGGTTCTACAAACTTCGGGGAGAAGTTCTCTCGGGTGAagttctctccatctctgactcTGTTCGGCGGGAAGCCGATGGAGGGCTGGTTGGCGGTTACGGTGAGCGGTTTGGTTACCGTGTCATTGTTGAAGCCAGGCGGCGCTCTACTGACGGCCAGCGAGAGTCTGTGTCGACTCAGGGGACGCGTGGCGTTAGCCGACATCGCCTTCACGGGAGGAGGGAACATTGTGGTGGCAGCGACCGATGGCAGCAGCTCATCCCCCGTCCAGTTCTACAAG gtggTCGTCAGTGTGGTGAGCGAGAAGTGTCGCATCGACACCGAACTGTTACCGTCTCTGTTCCTGCGCTGCACCACCGACCCCCTGAGGAGGGAGAAGTACCCCGCTGTCACACACCTCAAGTTCCTCACCAGAGAAAACTCTGAACAG gtTCTGCTGTGTGCGTCCAATCAGAGCGGCAGCATCGTGGAGTGTTGGTCTCTGAGGAAGGAGGGACTTCCTGTCAACAACATCTTCCAGCACCGCTCACCAGTTG TCGGCGAGAAGCAGCCGACCATCCTGAAGTGGAGGATCCTGACGACCACCAACGACCTGGAGCGAGTGTCGGCTGTTGCTCTGCCCAAACTGCCCATCTCCATCTCCAACACCGACCTGAAGGTGGCGTCAGACACCAAGTTCTGCCCCGGACTCG GTCTGGCTCTGGCGTTCCATGACGGCAGTATTCAGATCCTCCACCGTCTGTCCCTACACACCATGGGAGTCTTTTACGGCTCCTCAACCTCCTCCGGTCAGAGACCTGGAGATGAGTCCGCCATTAAACGCCAAAGAACTGGAGGCCCCGCCCTCCACTTCAAGGCCCTGCAGTTCTCGTGGACCTCGCTGGCTCTGGCTGGAGTTGACAACCACGGCAAG CTCCACATGCTGCGAGTGTCGCCATCTATGGGTCAGGTGCTGGAGATGAACACGACGCTACGCCACCTGCTGTTCCTGCTGGAGTACTGCATGGTGACGGGCTACGACTGGTGGGACGTCCTGCTGCACGTGCAACCCACTATGGTGCACAACCTGGTGGAGAAGCTGCACGAGGAGTACATGAGGCAGAACCAGGCGCTGCAGCAG GTTCTGGCGACACGTATCTTGGCGGTGAAGGCGTCTCTCTGTAAACTCTCCACGGCAACGGCAGCGCGAGCCTGCGACTTCCACGCCAAACTGCTGCTGATCGCGATCAGCTCCACCTTAAAGTCTCTACTGAGGCCGCACGTCCTCAACACACCTGACAAGAGTCCAGGTGACCGACTGACCGAGATCTGCGCCAAGAACACAGACACAG ATATTGATAAGGTGATGATCAATCTGAAGACGGAGGAGTTTGTGTTGGACGGCCCCCCCCTTCAGTCCCTGCAGCAGCTCATCCAGTGGGTGGGAGACTTTGTCCTCTACCTGCTGGCCAACCTGCCCAACCAG GGCTCCATGGTCCGGCCCGGGTTTGGCTTCATGAGGGATGGGGCGTCTCTGGGAATGCTGAGGGAGATGCTGGTGATGATCAGGATCTGGGGTCTACTGAAGCCTGGCTGCTTGCCCACCTTCACCGCCACGTCCGACAACCAGGACAGCATGCAGCTGCTGTTCAGACTGCTCACCAAGCTGTGGCTCTGCT cCCGGGACGACAGCCCCCCCCAGGACCCTGATGAGAGTCTGATAGACGAGTGCTGCCTGCTGCCCAGTCAGCTGCTGGTTCCCAGTATGGACTGGCTCCCAGTGAACGACGGGGTCATCGTCAAGCTGCAGGGGAAACACCCGCTCAGGCTGCAGTTTGGAAAAGCTTCATCTCTGCCTGGAGGGGGCGCCACCACCCCACTGGAGGTCTTCACCAG gagtcCTGGCTCTCAAAAGATGGATAACCTGCGTTGTGTTCATATGGGAGTTTGTCCCACGGAGGAGAGCAAGGCCTGCACCAG gtgCGGCTGTGTGACGATGCTTCGTTCTCCCAACAAGACAAACGCCATGAAGCAGTGGGAGCAGCGCTGGATCAAAAACTGTCTGTGTGGAGGTCTGTGGAGGAGAATCCCTCCTACACTCACCTGA
- the med16 gene encoding mediator of RNA polymerase II transcription subunit 16 isoform X2, with protein sequence MELAYVCEWEKRPKSTHCPSIPLVCSWSCRNLVAFTTDLKNDDDDKDVSHMIHIIDTEHPWDIYSINSGHTEVISCLEWDQSGSRLLSADGDGQIKCWSMSDHLVNSWESVLSSSLDGDPIVALSWLHNGVKLALHVEMSGSTNFGEKFSRVKFSPSLTLFGGKPMEGWLAVTVSGLVTVSLLKPGGALLTASESLCRLRGRVALADIAFTGGGNIVVAATDGSSSSPVQFYKVVVSVVSEKCRIDTELLPSLFLRCTTDPLRREKYPAVTHLKFLTRENSEQVLLCASNQSGSIVECWSLRKEGLPVNNIFQHRSPVVGEKQPTILKWRILTTTNDLERVSAVALPKLPISISNTDLKVASDTKFCPGLGLALAFHDGSIQILHRLSLHTMGVFYGSSTSSGQRPGDESAIKRQRTGGPALHFKALQFSWTSLALAGVDNHGKLHMLRVSPSMGQVLEMNTTLRHLLFLLEYCMVTGYDWWDVLLHVQPTMVHNLVEKLHEEYMRQNQALQQVLATRILAVKASLCKLSTATAARACDFHAKLLLIAISSTLKSLLRPHVLNTPDKSPGDRLTEICAKNTDTDIDKVMINLKTEEFVLDGPPLQSLQQLIQWVGDFVLYLLANLPNQGSMVRPGFGFMRDGASLGMLREMLVMIRIWGLLKPGCLPTFTATSDNQDSMQLLFRLLTKLWLCCKRLLIRARDDSPPQDPDESLIDECCLLPSQLLVPSMDWLPVNDGVIVKLQGKHPLRLQFGKASSLPGGGATTPLEVFTRSPGSQKMDNLRCVHMGVCPTEESKACTRCGCVTMLRSPNKTNAMKQWEQRWIKNCLCGGLWRRIPPTLT encoded by the exons ATGGAGCTGGCGTACGTGTGTGAGTGGGAGAAACGCCCAAAAAGCACTCACTGTCCCTCTATCCCTCTGGTCTGCTCCTGGTCCTGCAGGAACCTGGTGGCCTTCACCACAGACCTGAAGaacgatgatgatgacaaag atgtcAGTCACATGATCCACATCATTGACACTGAGCACCCCTGGGACATTTACTCCATCAATTCTGGACACACTGAGGTCATTTCCTGTCTGGAGTGGGACCAATCAG gctcgAGGCTGCTGTCTGCAGACGGTGACGGTCAGATTAAATGTTGGTCGATGTCTGATCACCTGGTGAACAGCTGGGAGAGCGTCCTGTCCAGCTCTCTGGATGGAGATCCGATCGTGGCTCTGAGTTGGCTGCACAACGGAGTGAAACTCGCCCTGCACGTCGAGATG TCGGGTTCTACAAACTTCGGGGAGAAGTTCTCTCGGGTGAagttctctccatctctgactcTGTTCGGCGGGAAGCCGATGGAGGGCTGGTTGGCGGTTACGGTGAGCGGTTTGGTTACCGTGTCATTGTTGAAGCCAGGCGGCGCTCTACTGACGGCCAGCGAGAGTCTGTGTCGACTCAGGGGACGCGTGGCGTTAGCCGACATCGCCTTCACGGGAGGAGGGAACATTGTGGTGGCAGCGACCGATGGCAGCAGCTCATCCCCCGTCCAGTTCTACAAG gtggTCGTCAGTGTGGTGAGCGAGAAGTGTCGCATCGACACCGAACTGTTACCGTCTCTGTTCCTGCGCTGCACCACCGACCCCCTGAGGAGGGAGAAGTACCCCGCTGTCACACACCTCAAGTTCCTCACCAGAGAAAACTCTGAACAG gtTCTGCTGTGTGCGTCCAATCAGAGCGGCAGCATCGTGGAGTGTTGGTCTCTGAGGAAGGAGGGACTTCCTGTCAACAACATCTTCCAGCACCGCTCACCAGTTG TCGGCGAGAAGCAGCCGACCATCCTGAAGTGGAGGATCCTGACGACCACCAACGACCTGGAGCGAGTGTCGGCTGTTGCTCTGCCCAAACTGCCCATCTCCATCTCCAACACCGACCTGAAGGTGGCGTCAGACACCAAGTTCTGCCCCGGACTCG GTCTGGCTCTGGCGTTCCATGACGGCAGTATTCAGATCCTCCACCGTCTGTCCCTACACACCATGGGAGTCTTTTACGGCTCCTCAACCTCCTCCGGTCAGAGACCTGGAGATGAGTCCGCCATTAAACGCCAAAGAACTGGAGGCCCCGCCCTCCACTTCAAGGCCCTGCAGTTCTCGTGGACCTCGCTGGCTCTGGCTGGAGTTGACAACCACGGCAAG CTCCACATGCTGCGAGTGTCGCCATCTATGGGTCAGGTGCTGGAGATGAACACGACGCTACGCCACCTGCTGTTCCTGCTGGAGTACTGCATGGTGACGGGCTACGACTGGTGGGACGTCCTGCTGCACGTGCAACCCACTATGGTGCACAACCTGGTGGAGAAGCTGCACGAGGAGTACATGAGGCAGAACCAGGCGCTGCAGCAG GTTCTGGCGACACGTATCTTGGCGGTGAAGGCGTCTCTCTGTAAACTCTCCACGGCAACGGCAGCGCGAGCCTGCGACTTCCACGCCAAACTGCTGCTGATCGCGATCAGCTCCACCTTAAAGTCTCTACTGAGGCCGCACGTCCTCAACACACCTGACAAGAGTCCAGGTGACCGACTGACCGAGATCTGCGCCAAGAACACAGACACAG ATATTGATAAGGTGATGATCAATCTGAAGACGGAGGAGTTTGTGTTGGACGGCCCCCCCCTTCAGTCCCTGCAGCAGCTCATCCAGTGGGTGGGAGACTTTGTCCTCTACCTGCTGGCCAACCTGCCCAACCAG GGCTCCATGGTCCGGCCCGGGTTTGGCTTCATGAGGGATGGGGCGTCTCTGGGAATGCTGAGGGAGATGCTGGTGATGATCAGGATCTGGGGTCTACTGAAGCCTGGCTGCTTGCCCACCTTCACCGCCACGTCCGACAACCAGGACAGCATGCAGCTGCTGTTCAGACTGCTCACCAAGCTGTGGCTCTGCTGTAAGAGACTACTGATCAGAG cCCGGGACGACAGCCCCCCCCAGGACCCTGATGAGAGTCTGATAGACGAGTGCTGCCTGCTGCCCAGTCAGCTGCTGGTTCCCAGTATGGACTGGCTCCCAGTGAACGACGGGGTCATCGTCAAGCTGCAGGGGAAACACCCGCTCAGGCTGCAGTTTGGAAAAGCTTCATCTCTGCCTGGAGGGGGCGCCACCACCCCACTGGAGGTCTTCACCAG gagtcCTGGCTCTCAAAAGATGGATAACCTGCGTTGTGTTCATATGGGAGTTTGTCCCACGGAGGAGAGCAAGGCCTGCACCAG gtgCGGCTGTGTGACGATGCTTCGTTCTCCCAACAAGACAAACGCCATGAAGCAGTGGGAGCAGCGCTGGATCAAAAACTGTCTGTGTGGAGGTCTGTGGAGGAGAATCCCTCCTACACTCACCTGA